The window CCGTCAGCAGAATTCCCAGCTTTATATTGATCTTGAGCAGCCGGTGCAGCAGCCGTCCGCCACCGCGCAGCGCGATCGCGACAAGGATGGCGGCAAAGCTCATCAGGATCAGTCCCTTCCAGGACCAGAGCGCCGCCAGCAATATGGCGATGCCGAAAAAGGTCAGGATGGCGGCCAGAGGGACCGGTCGCAGCGGTGCCAGCGGTCCATGGGCCACATGCCCGTCAGATGGGCCATGAGACGCTTGATCCGATGTCGATTTCTGCGGGGCGGCATTGTCTGTTTCGTTCATTGGCGACCTCCGGCACAACTAGGGCGAATATGCCCGTCTCGCTAACGCACCAATATCACGGCATCGTGTCTGATGTCAGTGTCAAAGCACAGGGGCATCTGTCCTCGGCGGTTTGCCTATCGCTCGGGCGCGGCTTGCCCAAGCTGGCCAAGCCTGTTAACCGGGCGCGAATTTTCTCGGGTTCCGCCGCATGGTGGCCCCTTATGACAGGATCCAAGACATGGCGACCGAACGCACGCTTTCCATCATCAAACCCGATGCGACCACCCGCAACCTGACCGGCAAGATCAACGCCAAGTTCGAGGATGCCGGCCTGCGCATCGTCGCCCAAAAGCGCATCCACCTGACCCCGGCACAGGCGGGTCAGTTCTATATCGTCCACAAGGATCGCCCCTTCTTTGGCGAACTGACCGAATTCATGGCCTCGGCCCCGGTCGTCGTGCAGGTGCTGGAAGGCGAAGGCGCCATTGCCAAGAACCGCGAAGTGATGGGCGCAACCAACCCCGCCGACGCAGCCCCCGGCACCATCCGCAAGGAATTCGCGGAATCGGTCGGTGAGAACTCGGTCCACGGCTCGGACGCCCCGGAAACCGCAGCGGAAGAAATCGCCTTTTTCTTCAGCGGCCTGGAACTGGTCGGCTAAGCAATCTCAGCAATTTACGGGAAAGGGGGCCGCGAGGCCCCTTTTTCTATGGCGCACGGCGCGACTCGCCCCGGCCATCAGCGCCTTGGCCCATTAAGTGCGCCATCGCATGTGGCAGCTTACATATGATCGCATCCGATGTCGCGATCATATGCGGGCAGGGCCATTCCACAGTAGCGCGCGCGATTCTTTCGCGCTATGCTGTCAGTTAGATCCGGGAAAACCGGACGAATGAGAGGCAGTGAAGGCGGTACTCCCATGACCGAGATGGTCTTTGGCACCACGTCCGTAAGGGCGGGTGATCCGATTCTTCCACGTTGGTGGCGGACGGTAGATAAATGGTCCCTGGCCTGTGTGCTGGGACTTTTCGCGATGGGCTTGCTTTTGGGCTTGGCGGCGTCAGTGCCGCTGGCTGAAAAGAACGGGTTGCCGCGATTTTATTATGTGCAGCGTCAGGCGATCATGGGCGGTTTCGCTATCGTCGTGATGCTGGTGATCTCGATGCTGTCGCCGCGGCAGGTGCGCAGGCTGGGTGTGCTGGGGTTCCTGTGCGCCTTTGTCGCGATTCTCGCGCTGCCGGTGATCGGCACCGATTTCGGCAAGGGTGCCACCCGCTGGCTGTCCATCGCCGGCATGTCGGTGCAGCCCTCGGAATTTCTCAAGCCCGGCTTTGTCGCACTCTGCGCCTGGTTCATGGCCTCCAGCCAGGAGGTCGGTGGTCCGCCGGGCAAGATCTATTCGTTCTTCGCGGCCTCGATCATCGTCGTGCTGCTGGCATTGCAGCCTGATTTCGGCCAGGCCTCGCTGGTGCTGTTCTCCTGGGGCGTGATGTATTTCGTCGCCGGCGCGTCGATGGTGCTGCTGGTCCTTGTGGCCGCGCTGACCGTGTGCGGCGGCGTCTTTGCCTATGGCGCCTCTGAACACTTCGCCCGCCGCATCGACGGGTTCCTGTCACCCGAGGTCGATCCGCGCACCCAGTTGGGCTATGCCACCAATGCCATCCAGGAGGGTGGCTTCTTCGGCGTGGGCGTCGGCGAAGGCACCGTCAAATGGTCGCTGCCTGACGCGCATACCGATTTCATCATCGCCGTGGCAGCCGAGGAATACGGGCTGATCATGGTGCTGGCGATCATCACGCTTTACTGCGTCATCGTCACCCGTTCCCTGTTGCGCCTGCTCAAGGAAAGCGACCCGTTCGTCCGCATCGCGGGCACCGGCCTTGCCTGCGCCTTTGGCGTACAGGCGCTGATCAACATGGGCGTCGCGGTGCGCCTGCTGCCGGCAAAGGGAATGACCTTGCCGTTCGTCAGCTATGGCGGCTCATCCGTCATCGCGTCTGGTATCGCCATGGGCATGCTCCTGGCGCTGACCCGCACCCGCCCGCGCGGCGAGATCGCCGAAATCCTGCGCAGGGCAGGTCGCTGATGGCTGAACGACTGGCCCTGATCGCGGCCGGCGGTACGGGCGGACATATGTTTCCCGCGCAGGCACTGGCCGAGGTCTTGCTGGCCGAGGGTTGGCGTGTGCGCCTGTCCACCGATGATCGTGGCGCGCGCTATGCCACCGGCTTTCCCGAGGCGGTCGAGCGCAGCGTCGTATCCTCTGCGACAACCGCGCGCGGCGGGCTGGCGGGCAAGCTGGCAGCGCCATTCAGGATTGCTGCGGGCGTGCTGGCCGCGCGCAAAAGCTTTCGTACAGACCGCCCCGATATCGTTGTGGGCTTCGGCGGCTATCCGACCATACCGGCGATGGCCGCGGCGCTGACAAGCCGCGTGCCGCGGATGATCCATGAACAAAACGGGGTAATGGGCCGGGTCAACACGGCCTTTGCCCGCCGCGTCGATGCGGTCGCCTGCGGCACATGGCCGACCGAATTGCCCGATGGGGTCGACGGCGTCCACACCGGCAACCCGGTCCGCGCCACCGTGCGCGACCGCGCCGCTGCGCCCTATGTGCCGCCCGGCGCGGGGCCGATCCATATCACCATCATCGGCGGCTCACAGGGGGCGCGCGTTCTCTCGGATATCGTGCCCGCGGCGATTGCCGATCTGCCCGCCGATCTGCGGCCCCGGCTGCGCATTGCCCATCAGGCCCGCAAAGAGGATCACGACCGGGTGGTCGCCGCCTATTCACAGGCCGGTGTCACCGCCGAGGTCCGTCACTTCTTTGACGACGTGCCCGAGCGGTTCGCGCGTTCGCAGCTGATCGTGGCGCGCTCGGGCGCCTCGACCATCGCTGATCTGACGGTCATCGGCCGTCCCTCTATCCTGATCCCGCTGCCGACCGCGACCGGCGATCACCAGACCGCCAATGCGCGCCCTCTGGCCGATGCCGATGCCGCGCTGATGCTGCCGGAATCGGTGCTTGACGGCGAAAGCCTGACGCGCGACATGCTTTCGATCATTTCCGATCCCGCCCGCGCGTCCCGCATGGCCGCCGCCGCCCTTTCGCTTGGCCGCCCCGACGCGGCCCGCCGCCTGTATGATCTCGTCACGGAGTTGTCCGCATGAATGCCGCCGCCGCAACCAAGCTGCCCATGGAACTGGGTCCCATTCATTTCGTCGGCATCGGCGGCATCGGCATGTCGGGCATCGCCGAAGTGCTGCTGACCCTCGGCTACCGCGTGCAGGGCAGCGATCTGAAACGCTCGAAAATCACCGACCGGCTGGAAAAGCTGGGCGCGACCGTGTTCGAGGGCCAGCGCGCCGAAAACATCGGCGAGGCAGGCGTGGTCGTCATCTCGACCGCGATCAAGAAGGGCAACCCGGAACTGGAAGAGGCGCGCCGCAGCGGCCTGCCCGTCGTGCGCCGCGCGGAAATGCTGGCCGAACTGATGCGGATGAAATCCAACATTGCCATCGGCGGCACCCACGGCAAGACCACCACCACCACCATGGTCGCCACGCTGCTGGATGCGGGCGGCATCGATCCGACCGTCATCAATGGCGGCGTGATCCATGCTTACGGGTCCAACGCACGCGCGGGCGAGGGCGAATGGATGGTCGTCGAGGCCGACGAATCCGATGGCAGCTTCAACCGCCTGCCCGCCGATATCGCCATCGTCACCAATATCGACCCCGAGCATATGGAGCATTGGGGCGATTTCGACGCGCTGCGCAAGGGTTTCTATGATTTCGCCTCCGGCATCCCGTTTTACGGCCTCGCCGTCTGCTGCACCGATCATGCCGAGGTTCAGGCGCTGGTCGGCAAGCTGACCGACCGCCGCGTGGTGACCTTTGGCTTCAACGCGCAGGCCGATGTGCGCGCGTTGAACCTGACCTATGAGGACGGCATCGCGCATTTCGACGTGGCGTTGCAGGGCGAAGGCCCCACCGAAAACGGCGATATCGAGATGATCGAAGGCTGCACCCTGCCGATGCCCGGCGATCACAACGTCTCGAACGCGCTGGCCGCCATTGCCGTCGCCCGTCATCTGGGCATGAAAAAGACCGAGATCCGCGAGGCGCTGGCCAATTTCGGTGGCGTCGGTCGCCGCTTTACGCGCGTGGGCGAGGTGAACGGCGTCACCATCATCGACGATTACGGCCACCACCCGGTGGAAATTGCCGCCGTGCTGAAAGCCGCGCGGCAATCGACCAGAGGCCGCGTGATCGCCGTGCACCAGCCGCACCGCTATAGCCGCCTGTCCAGCCTGTTCGAGGATTTCTGCACCTGTTTCAACGAGGCCGATGTCGTCGGCATCACCGATATCTATGCGGCTGGCGAAGACCCCATTCCGGGCGCGGGCCGCGACGATCTGGTCGCGGGCCTGATTGCCCACGGCCACCGCCACGCCCGCGCGGTGATCGACGAAGAGGATCTGGCCCGGCTGGTGCGCGAACAGGCCCGGCCCGGCGATATGGTCGTCTGCCTCGGTGCGGGCACCATCAGCGCCTGGGCCAATGGGCTGCCCGAGCGCCTGCAAGGAAAGGCCGCGTGATGCTGGATGCCGCCCAAGGCGCATTGGTGCTGGCGGCCCTTTGGCTGATCGTGGCGCTGTTTGCGCCGCTGATTTTTCCGCGCCGTGGCACGGTGGCGGTCTGGACGCTGATCGCGGTGGGCATCCCGGTGCTGGGCTGGCTGACGCTGCATTGGGGGCCTATGGCCGGGGTCAGTGCCCTGGCGGCTGGCGCCGTGCTGATCTCATCGCCGCCCCTGGCCCGCCGCCCGCGCGCGCCCGAACGGAGCCCGGCCGAATGAGCCCCTGGCCCATTGCGCTGGCCTGCCTGCTGGGTGCGATCTTCATCGCCGGCTGGTGCTCCATGCGCCGCCTCTGGTGGCCCTATATGGTGCTGGCAGTCCTGACTGCGGTGATCGCGCTGCAACTCTTTTACGCCTTCCGCGGCCATGCCGGTTACCACGACCTGTCCGCCCTGACCGCGATGAAAGCCACCGTCATGCCGGCGCTTGTCGGCACAGCCATCGGCACCCTTGCGGGCGAGCGTCTGGGCACCGGCCTCAACTGGCGCAGCTGGCAAGGGGCGGTAGCGCTGATCGCGCTGGCCGTGGCGTTGGGCGCGGTGGTGCGGGCGTTGTTGATCTAGGCGCGTTCGCCGGTTGCTCTGACGCGCCAAACGGGCAATTCTGCGCGAATGAGTGATCTGCCGAAAATCCACGACGACGACTCGCTGAGAGCATGGCTTGAAACGCGCCCGCCCGAGGACGCCGTCATCATCGCCCACCGCGTCGCGATGCGCGTCACACCGATCTGGTGCGCAGAGATGGGGGAAGGATGGGCGCGGCAAAGTGAATTGACGGCTATACTGATTGCGCGGTTGAATCTGACCTCTGGGGTTGCGTGCAAATATCCAACCCCAGAGGTCACCCGCGCCGCCGACTCCGCCTTCGTTGCCGCCTTCGCCGCCAACGCCGCCGACTCCGCCTTCTCCGCCGCCAACGCCGCCGACTCCGCCTTCTCCGCCGCCAACGCCGCCGACTCCGCCTTCTCCGCCGCCAACGCCGCCGACTCCGACTCCGCCTTCGCCGCCGCCGCCCGCTCCGCCGCCGCCGCCCGCTCCGCCGCCGCCGACTCCGCCCGCTTCGCCGCCGCCGCCAACGCCGCCCGCGCCGCTTTTTGGACGCAAATCGAGCAGGATGCTCACGCAGTTCTGGCAGAGACTGACCTGCTTGCAGCACCCTTGTGGCAACAGGAAAACCCGCTTGCCCAGATATGGCAAACCGCGCAACCTGTCCTGCGTGAAAGCCCCGGCGGCGCGTTCTGGATCGACTGGTATCAACGCACCCTCGACGGTCGCCCGCAGAATTGGCCGCTGCTGCGCGATGTTGCGCTGATCGACAATGCGCTGTGGGACGAGGGCGGCGAGGCGCTGGATCGGGAAATCAAGCGTTTGGTTGCCACACATCGGTCGGGCGATGGGACGGCGCTTTCTCGTGCCTCGCCGGTCGATTTTGATTTCGATGAACATTTGCAACAGATGCAAATCGTCGGCTTTGCTGAGGATGTCGCGCATCTTGACGATCCGGCAGCGGTTGCGGCTTTTTCTGCCGACGCTGAAGAATTGCAAGAGGGGTTGCAGGACTTTCTGGATTTCGCGGCAGATGCAGGGCGAAGCTCGAACCAAGCCTTTCGCAGCGCGCTGGCGGCAGAAAAGCTGTTGAAAGAGTTGGGCCGCTGCAACGATGCCGAATCCATTCGTGCCCGTCGACTGATCATGCTGGGCAAGACATTTGCTGATATGGCCCTTGACGATCACGAGCGCGCAAGGCTTGGCGAGGCGCTGACAAACATGATGGATAGTCAGGTTAGCCTGCTGCGCACGATCTACCGCAAACATCTGGCCCTGGCGTTGGAACGGCTGCGGCCCTTGATGACGCTAGAACTAGGTGAGCAGGATCCCGACGAACTGTTGGCCGCCGCAGAGAAGCTGGCGGAAATGCTGGAGAACGCCGACAATAGAGAGTTGGCCCGTTTGTCGCCCGAGGCCCGCGCCGTGATCGAAGACTTCGTGGACGAACTTCGCCAACAGCGAGGTGCACTTGGCGACGCCTCCTCGCCCGAAAGAGAAGCGGCGTTGAGTAAGAGGTTTGCCGAAGCCTACGGCGCTGTCGCGGTGGCTTATGGTCGCTTACTCGAAAAAGGTAAGCCGCATGTTGAACGTGCCAGCGAAGGCGTTGATTGGGTGATCAGGCAATACAAGCGCTGGGATAGCTTGGATAAGATTGCAGATACGATCAAGGATTGTTCCTGCTATTGATCCAATGCCCGCTTAACCCGCCAGCGATGTGGCCAGCAGCAGCCAGAGCGGCAGGCTTAGTGCCGAGAGGACGGTTTGCCAGGTGAAGGTGTCGGCGTAGAACTCGGCGTCTCCGCCCATTTGCCGCGCCAGGATATAGCCGACCGAGGCGCCGGGTGCGGCGGTCAGCAGCAGGCCCGAGGCGATCTGGTTGCCGGGCAGTTGCATGGCCAGTGCCAGCAGCAGGAACAAGAGCGGGCAGACCAGCAGGCGCAGGCTGACGGCGATCCACAAGGCGGCGTCGGTTTGCCACAGCCGGCGCAGCTCGATCCCCGCGCCGACGGTCAAGAGGCCCACGGCAAGCGCGCCCTGGCCCAGCCAGTCCAGCGGTGCCAGCACGGCGGCTGGCAGCACGGTGCCCGACAGGTTGAGGATCAGCCCTGCCGCGCAGCCAAGGACCAGCGGGTTGCGGATGATCTCGGCGGTGATGCGGCGGCTGACCTGGGCGCGGGTCGGCTTGGTGGCGCCCGGTGTTTCAGGCGGAAACGCCGTCAGCGCGACGATGGCGCTGATGTTGAAGGCGGGGATCAGAAAGGCCATCGCAACCGCCAGATCGCTGACCGCAGCCGGCCCCAGCCCCTGCGCCGCGACCGCCAGCACCAGCAGCGAGTTGAACCGCATCGCAGACTGAAAGAACGAGGTCAGCCGCGGGTTCGACAGCCGCAACGGACGGCGCAGCGCAAATGCGGTCAGCCCGATGGCCAGAAAGGCCAGCGACACGGCCAGCACATAGGGACCGACCCGGCCAAGCGACAGGTCCGAGCGATAGATCGAGGTCAGCAGGATGGCAGGGAACATCAGGCGAAAGCCCAACTGCTCGACCCCCGGCCAGTTCTGCGGCGCAATGATGTTCGCGCGCCGTGCGGCGTAGCCAAGGGCCACCAATGCGATGACAGGCAGGATCGACAGGGCGGCTTGCATCGTGGTCTCTTGCTTGGGTTGGCCGTGGCTTCACTGCCATTGTGTTAGCGACAGGCGCCCGCAAGGAAAAGCCGCCATCTCACCCCGGCAGGGCGAGCCACAGCCAAAACGGAATGGTCAGCGCGGACAGGACGGTCTGCCAGGTCAGGATGTCTGCGTAAAGCTCGGCGTCGCCGTTCATCTGCCGGGCCATGATATAGCCGTTTGCGGCCGCCGGAACCGCCATTGCCAGCGTGCCTGCGACCAGGGCATCAGTGCCCAGCCCGACCAGTTTGCCGGCGATCAGAAACAGCCCCGGCATCCCGATCAGCCGCAACCCGACCCCGGCCCAAAGCACCGGCGCGATGCTCAGCAGCCTGCGCGGCTGGATCGCGGCGCCCACCGCCATGATCCCGACGGCCAGTGCCGCGCGCCCGATCATCTCCAGCGCCTGCATGACCGCATCTGGCAGCGGATTGCCCGCAAGATTCAGCGCAATGCCGATCAGACAGCCCTGCACCAAGGGGTTTCGCAGCACCTCGGCGGCAATCTGCGCAGCCGTGCGCTGCTGCGGGCCGTAGGCGGCGAGAATGATGATATTGGCGACGTTGATCGTGGGGATCATCACCGCCATCCCGACCGAGATCAGCGTGATCCCCTGCGACCCCGTCAGCAGCGCCGCGATGGCCAGCGCGATAAAGCCGTTCCATCGTGTCACCGCCTGAAACAGGCTGGTAAACTGCGGATTTGGCAGGCGCTCAGGCGGCAGCAGCCAGCGCATCGCCATCAGCGCCAGAACCGCCAGCGCCAGCACGCCCAGCAGCGTCAGGCCAAACCGGCCGATTGTGTCGCGGCCCAGATCGGCGGGCGCAATGGCCGAGATCAGCATGGCGGGGAACAGCAGGCGATAGGCCAGTCTCTCGACCCCCGACCACGCGTCGCGCGGCACCAGCCCGCCCGCACGGACAGCATAGCCTGTCGCGATGACCAGTATGACAGGCAGAACGGCAGAGATAATCGGCATCCGGGTCTTCTTGCAGCGCGGCTGCGGCCACGATAAACCCCGGCTCAAGCGAAAGGAAACCCCATGTCGATCACTCAAGACGAGGCCCGCAAGGTCGCGCATCTGGCGCGGATCAAGGTCGAGGATGAGGCGCTGCCCGCGCTGGCGGCCGAGTTGAACAACATCCTGCATTTCATGGAGCAACTGAACGAGGTCGACGTCGAGGGGATCGAGCCGATGACGGGTGTCACGTCCATGCGCCTGAAGCGCCGCGAGGATGTGGTGACGACGGGCGAGATGGCCGACAAGATCCTGCACAACGCCCCCGACGCGCGTGAGGGCTTTTTCGCGGTGCCGAAGGTGGTGGAATGAGCGATCTGAACAAACTGACCATCGCCGAGGCGCGCGACGCGCTGGCCAAGGGCGACGTGACCTCGGTTGATCTGACCGAGGCCTGCCTTGGCGCTGTCGAAGCCGCCGGCGCGCTGAATGCCTTTGTCCACAAGACGCCCGACATGGCCCGCGACATGGCCCGCGCAGCCGATGAACGCATCAAGGCAGGCAACGCCGTGCCGATGACGGGGATCCCGCTTGGAATCAAGGATCTGTTCTGCACCACAGGCGTGGAATCGCAGGCGGCCAGCCGCATTCTGGACGGGTTCCGCCCGGAATATGAATCGACCGTGACCCAGAACCTCTGGGATGCGGGCGCAGTGATGCTGGGCAAGCTGAACATGGACGAATTCGCCATGGGCTCGTCGAACGAGACCAGCACTTATGGCAATGCGGTCAATCCGTGGAAGGGCAAGGATGGCGCTGAACTGACGCCGGGTGGATCGTCGGGTGGGTCCTCTGCCGCAGTGGCAGCCGATCTGTGTCTGGCTGCGACCGGCACCGATACCGGCGGCTCGATCCGCCAGCCCGCGGCCTTCACCGGCACGGTCGGGCTAAAGCCGACCTATGGCCGGGTCAGCCGCTGGGGCACGATTGCCTTTGCCAGCAGTCTGGATCAGGCCGGGCCCATGACCAAGACCGTGCGCGACGCGGCGATCATGCTGGGCGCGATGGCCTCGGTCGACGACAAGGACTCGACCAGCGCCGATATCCCGGTGCCCGATTTCGAGGCTGCGCTGACCGGCGACATTCGCGGCAAAAAGATCGGTATCCCGCGTGAATACCGCATCGACGGCATTCCCGATGAAATCGACGCATTGTGGCGGCAGGGTGCCGAGATGCTGCGTGATGCCGGCGCAGAGATCGTCGATATCAGCCTGCCGCATACCAAATACGCGCTGCCGGCCTATTACGTCATTGCACCGGCAGAGGCATCGTCGAACCTGGCGCGCTATGACGGCGTGCGCTATGGCCGCCGCGCCAAGCTGGGGCAGGGCGACGGCATCAACGATATGTACGAAAAGACCCGCGCCGAGGGCTTTGGCCCCGAGGTACAGCGCCGCGTGATGATCGGCACCTATGTGCTGTCGGCAGGGTTTTACGATGCCTACTACAACCGCGCCCGCAAGGTGCGTGCGCTGATCAAGCGCGACTTCGATCAGGTTTACGCCGATGGGGTCGATGCGATCCTGACGCCGGCCACCCCGTCCAGCGCCTTTGCGCTGGGTTCGATGGCCAAGGCCGACCCGGTCGAGATGTATCTCAACGACGTGTTTACCGTGACGGTGAACCTTGCCGGTCTGCCGGGTATCTCGGTGCCCGTCGGGCTGGACGGGCAGGGGCTGCCTTTGGGCCTGCAACTGATCGGACGGCCCTTTGACGAGGGCGAATTGCTGAACGTCGCGCAGGTCATGGAAGGTGCTGCGGGATTTGTGGCCAAGCCGGATCGCTGGTGGTAGGCTGCCCGGCAAAGGGACAGGATCGGGAACGGTATGATGCATAAGATGGTGTTGGTCGGTTTGCTGGCCCTGGCGGGCTGCAATGAGCATCAGGGCGGCAATCCCAATTACCAGATGAGCGACAGCCGCTATGGCCAGTATCTGCGCGACCGCGAGGTTGCTCTGATGACCGGCTCGCAGCCGCCCGCGACCATTCCCGTCGCCCTGCCCGCCGAGGCGCCGACCGCGGCCCAGATCAAGGGCCCGACGCTGATGCAGATCATCGGCGCGAATTATCGCAGCCAGGTCGCCTCGGCGCAGGGTGGCGGCACCGATGTTCCGACCGAGGGCTTGCCGGTGGTGACATCCGGCCCCTATCCGGGCTCGACCCCGGTTCTGGTGCGCTATGCCTTTGCCGCACAGCACGCGCCGGGAACGACGGTCTGGGCGCGTCAGGGTGGCTCGACCGCGACGGCGGCACGGCAATGCGTGACCCATCCTGATGCGGCAGCGGCGCAGACGGCGTTTCTGTCACTGGGTGGACCAGAGCGCGATCCCAGGGGCATGGACCCCGATGGTGATGGCTTTGTCTGTGGCTGGGATCCCGCGCCTTATCGGCAAGACCAACTGTGATCCTGCGCAAGGGCAGCGTCGAGGGTCAGCAGATCTTCGGCTCGGCACCGCGGACCGAGGAACGGTTTGGCGACGTGGCGGGGCTGAAAATTCTGGGCGTCAATATCGTGACGCTGGCGCCGGGTGAACACTCGGCGCAGAAACATTGGCATTCGGGCAGTGATGAATTCATCATGGTGCTGGAAGGCATGGCCACCGTGATCGAGGATGACGCGGCGACCCAGATCGGCCCCGGCGATATGGCGCTGTGGCCCGCGGCCAGCGAAATCGGTCATCAGATCGTCAATCGCAGTCAGGCGCCGCTGCGCTATCTTTGTGCCGGGACCAACCCGGATGCGGAAACCGTGCGCTATCCCGATCAGGGCGAAACGCTGCACTGGATCAGGCCGGACTGGCATGTGCAGGGCGATGACGGCACC is drawn from Paracoccus tegillarcae and contains these coding sequences:
- the ndk gene encoding nucleoside-diphosphate kinase, whose amino-acid sequence is MATERTLSIIKPDATTRNLTGKINAKFEDAGLRIVAQKRIHLTPAQAGQFYIVHKDRPFFGELTEFMASAPVVVQVLEGEGAIAKNREVMGATNPADAAPGTIRKEFAESVGENSVHGSDAPETAAEEIAFFFSGLELVG
- a CDS encoding peptidoglycan glycosyltransferase FtsW gives rise to the protein MTEMVFGTTSVRAGDPILPRWWRTVDKWSLACVLGLFAMGLLLGLAASVPLAEKNGLPRFYYVQRQAIMGGFAIVVMLVISMLSPRQVRRLGVLGFLCAFVAILALPVIGTDFGKGATRWLSIAGMSVQPSEFLKPGFVALCAWFMASSQEVGGPPGKIYSFFAASIIVVLLALQPDFGQASLVLFSWGVMYFVAGASMVLLVLVAALTVCGGVFAYGASEHFARRIDGFLSPEVDPRTQLGYATNAIQEGGFFGVGVGEGTVKWSLPDAHTDFIIAVAAEEYGLIMVLAIITLYCVIVTRSLLRLLKESDPFVRIAGTGLACAFGVQALINMGVAVRLLPAKGMTLPFVSYGGSSVIASGIAMGMLLALTRTRPRGEIAEILRRAGR
- the murG gene encoding undecaprenyldiphospho-muramoylpentapeptide beta-N-acetylglucosaminyltransferase translates to MAERLALIAAGGTGGHMFPAQALAEVLLAEGWRVRLSTDDRGARYATGFPEAVERSVVSSATTARGGLAGKLAAPFRIAAGVLAARKSFRTDRPDIVVGFGGYPTIPAMAAALTSRVPRMIHEQNGVMGRVNTAFARRVDAVACGTWPTELPDGVDGVHTGNPVRATVRDRAAAPYVPPGAGPIHITIIGGSQGARVLSDIVPAAIADLPADLRPRLRIAHQARKEDHDRVVAAYSQAGVTAEVRHFFDDVPERFARSQLIVARSGASTIADLTVIGRPSILIPLPTATGDHQTANARPLADADAALMLPESVLDGESLTRDMLSIISDPARASRMAAAALSLGRPDAARRLYDLVTELSA
- the murC gene encoding UDP-N-acetylmuramate--L-alanine ligase, which translates into the protein MNAAAATKLPMELGPIHFVGIGGIGMSGIAEVLLTLGYRVQGSDLKRSKITDRLEKLGATVFEGQRAENIGEAGVVVISTAIKKGNPELEEARRSGLPVVRRAEMLAELMRMKSNIAIGGTHGKTTTTTMVATLLDAGGIDPTVINGGVIHAYGSNARAGEGEWMVVEADESDGSFNRLPADIAIVTNIDPEHMEHWGDFDALRKGFYDFASGIPFYGLAVCCTDHAEVQALVGKLTDRRVVTFGFNAQADVRALNLTYEDGIAHFDVALQGEGPTENGDIEMIEGCTLPMPGDHNVSNALAAIAVARHLGMKKTEIREALANFGGVGRRFTRVGEVNGVTIIDDYGHHPVEIAAVLKAARQSTRGRVIAVHQPHRYSRLSSLFEDFCTCFNEADVVGITDIYAAGEDPIPGAGRDDLVAGLIAHGHRHARAVIDEEDLARLVREQARPGDMVVCLGAGTISAWANGLPERLQGKAA
- a CDS encoding DUF2484 family protein; this translates as MLDAAQGALVLAALWLIVALFAPLIFPRRGTVAVWTLIAVGIPVLGWLTLHWGPMAGVSALAAGAVLISSPPLARRPRAPERSPAE
- a CDS encoding AEC family transporter, yielding MQAALSILPVIALVALGYAARRANIIAPQNWPGVEQLGFRLMFPAILLTSIYRSDLSLGRVGPYVLAVSLAFLAIGLTAFALRRPLRLSNPRLTSFFQSAMRFNSLLVLAVAAQGLGPAAVSDLAVAMAFLIPAFNISAIVALTAFPPETPGATKPTRAQVSRRITAEIIRNPLVLGCAAGLILNLSGTVLPAAVLAPLDWLGQGALAVGLLTVGAGIELRRLWQTDAALWIAVSLRLLVCPLLFLLLALAMQLPGNQIASGLLLTAAPGASVGYILARQMGGDAEFYADTFTWQTVLSALSLPLWLLLATSLAG
- a CDS encoding AEC family transporter, translated to MPIISAVLPVILVIATGYAVRAGGLVPRDAWSGVERLAYRLLFPAMLISAIAPADLGRDTIGRFGLTLLGVLALAVLALMAMRWLLPPERLPNPQFTSLFQAVTRWNGFIALAIAALLTGSQGITLISVGMAVMIPTINVANIIILAAYGPQQRTAAQIAAEVLRNPLVQGCLIGIALNLAGNPLPDAVMQALEMIGRAALAVGIMAVGAAIQPRRLLSIAPVLWAGVGLRLIGMPGLFLIAGKLVGLGTDALVAGTLAMAVPAAANGYIMARQMNGDAELYADILTWQTVLSALTIPFWLWLALPG
- the gatC gene encoding Asp-tRNA(Asn)/Glu-tRNA(Gln) amidotransferase subunit GatC, translated to MSITQDEARKVAHLARIKVEDEALPALAAELNNILHFMEQLNEVDVEGIEPMTGVTSMRLKRREDVVTTGEMADKILHNAPDAREGFFAVPKVVE
- the gatA gene encoding Asp-tRNA(Asn)/Glu-tRNA(Gln) amidotransferase subunit GatA, with the translated sequence MSDLNKLTIAEARDALAKGDVTSVDLTEACLGAVEAAGALNAFVHKTPDMARDMARAADERIKAGNAVPMTGIPLGIKDLFCTTGVESQAASRILDGFRPEYESTVTQNLWDAGAVMLGKLNMDEFAMGSSNETSTYGNAVNPWKGKDGAELTPGGSSGGSSAAVAADLCLAATGTDTGGSIRQPAAFTGTVGLKPTYGRVSRWGTIAFASSLDQAGPMTKTVRDAAIMLGAMASVDDKDSTSADIPVPDFEAALTGDIRGKKIGIPREYRIDGIPDEIDALWRQGAEMLRDAGAEIVDISLPHTKYALPAYYVIAPAEASSNLARYDGVRYGRRAKLGQGDGINDMYEKTRAEGFGPEVQRRVMIGTYVLSAGFYDAYYNRARKVRALIKRDFDQVYADGVDAILTPATPSSAFALGSMAKADPVEMYLNDVFTVTVNLAGLPGISVPVGLDGQGLPLGLQLIGRPFDEGELLNVAQVMEGAAGFVAKPDRWW
- a CDS encoding cupin domain-containing protein, with amino-acid sequence MILRKGSVEGQQIFGSAPRTEERFGDVAGLKILGVNIVTLAPGEHSAQKHWHSGSDEFIMVLEGMATVIEDDAATQIGPGDMALWPAASEIGHQIVNRSQAPLRYLCAGTNPDAETVRYPDQGETLHWIRPDWHVQGDDGTVRRRGTE